The Rhodocytophaga rosea genome has a segment encoding these proteins:
- a CDS encoding VCBS repeat-containing protein, which yields MYFRLFKLYLHLIFICYCFFSGCTQETEQKQVLFELLPSSYTGIQFKNNIVESDSLSILTFEYIYNGGGVAIGDINNDNLPDIYFTGNQQSGKLYLNKGDMKFEDITQKAGVQTKLWSEGVAMVDINNDHLLDIYISTSSRNNAFPAHNLLFINKGNLTFTEESAAYGLADTGYNTQAAFFDYDHDHDLDVYLLSNAIEGFNRNITRPKKTKGEGKSTDKLYRNNGNGTFTNVSAEAGILIEGYGLGIATGDLNKDGWTDVYTSNDFLSNDLIWINNGKGSFTNKISTMLKHQSYNGMGVDIADFNNDALPDIIGLDMLPETNKRQKLMFGSMNYDRFRLNLDMGYEPQYVRNTLQLNNGNNTFSEIGQLAGVHNTDWSWNALFADYDNDGWKDLLITNGYGKDITDQDYTVYSRAVSQFGTEQSIKMQLVEGLEQISEVKLPNYLYKNNGNLTFSDKSADWGMVHASISNGAAYSDLDNDGDLDLVVNNLNEEAFIYRNASEKLIKNNFLKIKLLGDSLNAYGIGAKILLKHQGKKQYYEHYLSRGYKSSMDPIIHFGMGNIHTVDSIEITWPDGKYELITNVPCNQRITLEYKNAGTEQETITVSNTLFQEVSAKTGIQYKHQEKDFVDFSRQPLIPFKHSQNGPGLAVADIDGNGLEDFYVGGASGQPGTLFYQQPDGKFKSRILQQQTKYEEEMGVLFFDADGDTDQDLYVVSGGSEFPQQSRYYQDQLYINDGKGNFSKDSLALPDNTTSGSCVIAADYDKDGDLDLFVGGRVSPARYPLVPRSYVLENNQGKFTDVTDKICSQLKEVGMVTSALWTDFDNDSQIDLVIAGEWMPVSFFKNVQGKLVLWNADEGKVSPQSTVDSPQKNSSSENKSLNHPITHSLSASSGWWNSIAAGDFDNDGDTDYVLGNLGLNSKFKATMQEPVSMYAKDFDSNGSLDPVLSYYIQGKNYPAHPRDDMIDQIIPMRGRFPRYADYASATIDQVFTSEELQGTYVLKAYQLQSSYAENLGNGKFRLKPLPMEAQFAPVFGILPGDFNGDGNLDLLLSGNSYASEILTGWYDASIGLYMEGDGKGNFKPVHVNKSGFMIEKDAKALVQLYTSKNQPLLIASNNNDSLRVFSMSEVSLKQIIPVKSNEIYADLLLQNGKKQRQELYYGAGYLAQSSRQLWVSKHVKQVKIVNISGESRILIPFQENLANR from the coding sequence ATGTATTTCCGTTTATTTAAATTATATCTGCATCTAATTTTTATCTGTTACTGCTTCTTTTCGGGCTGCACACAGGAAACGGAGCAAAAGCAGGTGCTTTTTGAATTACTTCCTTCATCCTATACAGGCATTCAGTTTAAAAATAATATTGTTGAATCTGATTCACTCAGTATTTTAACTTTCGAGTATATCTATAATGGCGGTGGTGTAGCCATTGGCGATATTAATAACGACAATCTGCCAGACATTTACTTTACAGGCAATCAGCAATCCGGTAAACTTTATCTGAATAAAGGGGATATGAAGTTTGAAGATATCACCCAGAAAGCTGGCGTACAGACAAAGTTATGGTCGGAAGGGGTTGCCATGGTAGATATCAACAACGATCATCTGCTGGATATTTACATCAGTACTTCAAGCCGCAACAATGCTTTTCCCGCCCATAATTTACTGTTTATTAACAAGGGCAACCTTACTTTTACAGAAGAGTCTGCAGCCTATGGTTTGGCAGATACCGGCTATAATACACAAGCCGCTTTTTTCGACTATGACCACGATCATGACCTGGATGTATATCTGCTGAGTAATGCCATTGAAGGATTTAACCGCAACATCACTCGTCCTAAAAAAACCAAAGGCGAAGGAAAAAGCACGGATAAATTGTATCGCAATAATGGAAATGGCACTTTTACCAACGTATCAGCGGAAGCAGGTATTTTAATTGAAGGCTACGGATTAGGTATCGCAACCGGCGATCTGAATAAAGATGGATGGACAGATGTATATACGTCCAATGATTTTCTGTCTAATGACCTGATTTGGATCAATAATGGAAAAGGCTCTTTTACGAATAAGATTTCAACCATGCTCAAACACCAGAGTTATAATGGCATGGGGGTAGATATTGCTGATTTTAATAATGATGCCTTGCCTGACATTATCGGGCTCGATATGTTACCGGAAACCAATAAGCGGCAAAAACTGATGTTCGGCTCCATGAATTACGACCGTTTCCGGCTGAACCTGGATATGGGCTATGAACCGCAGTATGTACGCAATACACTCCAGCTCAACAATGGCAACAATACGTTCAGTGAAATTGGACAGCTGGCCGGCGTGCATAATACTGACTGGAGCTGGAATGCCTTGTTTGCCGATTATGACAATGATGGCTGGAAGGATCTGCTCATTACCAATGGCTATGGCAAAGATATTACAGACCAGGATTATACCGTATACAGCCGGGCAGTTTCGCAGTTCGGGACAGAACAAAGTATAAAAATGCAGCTGGTGGAAGGTCTGGAACAGATTTCAGAAGTAAAACTGCCCAACTACCTTTATAAGAACAACGGAAATCTCACCTTTTCAGATAAGTCAGCAGACTGGGGAATGGTGCATGCCAGTATCTCCAATGGTGCCGCTTATAGTGATCTGGATAATGATGGAGATCTGGACCTGGTGGTAAATAACCTGAATGAAGAAGCTTTTATATATCGCAACGCAAGTGAAAAGCTGATTAAAAACAATTTCCTCAAAATAAAGCTGCTTGGTGACTCTTTGAATGCATATGGGATAGGAGCTAAAATCCTGCTCAAACACCAGGGCAAAAAGCAGTACTACGAACATTATCTCAGCCGGGGGTATAAATCTTCCATGGACCCTATTATCCATTTTGGCATGGGTAATATTCACACCGTTGATTCTATTGAGATTACCTGGCCTGATGGCAAGTATGAACTCATTACCAATGTGCCTTGTAACCAGCGTATCACCCTGGAATATAAAAATGCAGGTACTGAGCAGGAAACAATTACTGTTTCAAATACATTATTTCAGGAAGTAAGCGCTAAAACTGGAATCCAGTACAAACATCAGGAAAAAGATTTTGTGGATTTTAGCCGGCAACCACTTATTCCATTTAAACACTCACAAAATGGCCCTGGACTGGCAGTAGCAGATATAGACGGCAATGGATTGGAGGATTTTTATGTGGGAGGTGCTTCCGGACAGCCAGGAACCCTGTTTTATCAGCAACCAGATGGAAAATTTAAAAGCCGTATTCTCCAACAACAAACTAAATATGAAGAAGAAATGGGTGTTTTATTTTTTGATGCCGATGGGGATACAGATCAGGATTTATATGTGGTGAGTGGCGGCAGCGAATTTCCGCAACAATCCAGATATTACCAGGACCAGTTATATATTAATGATGGAAAAGGCAATTTCAGTAAAGATTCACTCGCCCTGCCCGATAATACTACGAGTGGTTCCTGTGTAATTGCCGCTGATTACGATAAAGATGGTGATCTGGATTTATTTGTGGGAGGAAGAGTATCTCCAGCAAGGTATCCACTGGTACCCAGAAGTTATGTGCTTGAAAATAACCAGGGAAAGTTTACAGATGTAACGGATAAAATATGCAGCCAGCTCAAAGAGGTGGGTATGGTCACCTCAGCTTTGTGGACAGATTTTGATAACGATTCGCAGATAGATCTGGTCATAGCAGGTGAATGGATGCCTGTTTCTTTCTTTAAAAATGTACAAGGAAAACTCGTTCTCTGGAATGCGGATGAAGGGAAAGTAAGTCCACAGTCGACAGTCGATAGTCCACAGAAAAATTCTTCCAGTGAAAATAAATCACTCAATCACCCAATCACTCATTCACTCAGTGCTTCCTCCGGATGGTGGAACAGCATAGCGGCAGGTGATTTTGACAATGATGGAGATACAGATTATGTACTAGGCAATCTGGGCTTGAATTCAAAGTTCAAAGCAACCATGCAAGAGCCTGTTTCGATGTATGCAAAAGATTTCGACAGCAATGGCAGCCTTGATCCGGTATTGAGTTACTACATTCAGGGCAAAAATTATCCGGCTCACCCGCGCGACGACATGATCGACCAGATCATCCCCATGCGAGGCCGTTTTCCCAGGTATGCCGATTATGCCAGTGCGACCATCGATCAGGTATTTACTTCCGAAGAATTGCAGGGTACCTACGTATTAAAAGCGTACCAGTTACAGAGTAGTTATGCTGAAAACCTGGGCAATGGTAAATTTCGGTTAAAGCCTTTACCAATGGAAGCACAGTTTGCACCTGTTTTTGGCATACTTCCGGGAGATTTTAATGGAGATGGTAACCTGGACTTACTGCTTTCAGGTAATTCCTATGCTTCAGAAATATTAACCGGCTGGTATGATGCCTCTATTGGCTTGTATATGGAAGGCGATGGCAAAGGCAATTTTAAGCCAGTGCATGTAAATAAAAGTGGCTTTATGATAGAGAAAGATGCAAAAGCATTGGTACAACTATATACTTCCAAAAACCAGCCTTTACTTATTGCCAGCAACAATAATGATAGCTTACGGGTGTTTTCAATGAGTGAAGTTTCGCTTAAACAAATAATTCCAGTAAAATCAAATGAAATATATGCTGACCTTTTGCTGCAAAATGGGAAAAAGCAACGGCAGGAATTGTATTATGGAGCAGGCTATCTAGCTCAATCATCCAGGCAATTATGGGTTTCCAAGCATGTAAAACAGGTAAAAATTGTGAATATCAGCGGAGAAAGCCGTATCTTAATCCCTTTCCAGGAAAACCTGGCTAATAGGTAG